Proteins encoded within one genomic window of Oncorhynchus mykiss isolate Arlee chromosome 27, USDA_OmykA_1.1, whole genome shotgun sequence:
- the bmp16 gene encoding bone morphogenetic protein 16, translating into MFPANLLVLMVLLLPQASSGRQGGATEPDGSVSSLLSSSPTPLDPSLAQTIQNLLLSRLGLQSHPNPRPGAPVPQYIVDLYRFHSQQYHLVQDPHFSYPSQHVQEANTVRSFHHTESTSPSLPLEKRQTTASNNRVPISFNVSSIPQDERVVSAELRFFRGGGASPGPGAHRVSLFLSGSPGDSESEPTLLESRVLTRAPNTKPAVSWEAFSLSTELFLGAHAQTGSLSFLLEVTPLGNTTLLTPPDHDALPPSTGEEGRRVGHLRVRRSLGQDEHSWARERPLLVTYSHDGRGEALAAHVRRTSGTAQRMRGRKGARERGRSSSSNRGRDRNKDRERDNDRSASPGWGSSWDEGGRVKRNGGRAAKLKRLSRTRCRRHPLYVDFKDVGWNKWIVAPSGYDAFFCLGECRFPLADHMNSSSHAMVQTLVNSVNGAVPRACCVPTALSPIAMLYLDPQDRVVLKNYQDMVVEGCGCR; encoded by the exons ATGTTCCCTGCTAACCTCTTGGTCCTGATGGTCCTGCTGCTACCTCAAGCCTCGTCTGGTCGCCAGGGCGGAGCCACCGAGCCCGATGGTAGTGTGTCGTCGTTGTTATCGTCATCACCAACCCCCCTGGACCCTAGCCTGGCCCAGACCATCCAGAACCTGCTGCTGAGCCGCCTGGGCCTGCAGTCCCACCCCAACCCCCGGCCAGGTGCCCCCGTCCCACAGTACATAGTGGACCTCTATCGCTTCCACTCCCAGCAGTACCACCTAGTCCAGGATCCACACTTCAGCTACCCCAGCCAGCATGTCCAGGAGGCCAACACCGTGCGCAGCTTCCACCACACAG agtcTACCAGTCCCTCACTCCCCCTTGAAAAGAGGCAGACCACCGCGAGCAACAACAGGGTCCCCATCTCCTTCAACGTGTCGTCCATCCCCCAGGATGAGCGTGTGGTGTCTGCAGAGCTACGTTTCTTCCGGGGTGGTGGGGCCAGCCCGGGCCCTGGGGCCCACAGGGTCAGCCTGTTCCTCTCTGGAAGCCCTGGGGACTCTGAGTCTGAGCCCACTCTGCTGGAGTCACGGGTCCTCACACGGGCCCCCAACACCAAGCCAGCTGTCTCCTGGGAGGCATTCAGCCTCAGCACCGAACTCTTTCTGGGGGCCCACGCTCAGACTGGGAGCCTTTCCTTCCTCCTGGAGGTGACCCCTCTGGGTAACACCACCCTCCTCACCCCCCCTGACCATGATGCTTTACCACCTTCCACTGGGGAGGAAGGACGAAGAGTGGGACACCTGAGGGTGCGCAGATCTCTGGGACAGGACGAACACAGCTGGGCACGAGAGAGACCCCTGCTGGTTACTTACAGCCATGACGGGCGTGGGGAGGCACTAGCCGCCCATGTCCGGAGAACCTCTGGCACTGCCCAGAGgatgagggggaggaagggggccAGAGAAAGGGGCAGGAGTAGCAGCAGCAACCGGGGAAGGGACAGAAacaaggacagggagagggacaatGACCGGAGTGCCAGCCCTGGCTGGGGCAGTAGCTGGGACGAGGGTGGAAGAGTGAAGCGTAATGGTGGCCGCGCAGCAAAGCTGAAGCGTCTGTCCCGCACCCGCTGCCGCCGCCACCCACTCTACGTGGACTTCAAAGACGTGGGCTGGAACAAGTGGATCGTGGCGCCTAGCGGCTACGACGCCTTCTTCTGCCTGGGGGAGTGTCGCTTCCCGCTCGCCGACCACATGAACTCATCCAGCCACGCCATGGTGCAGACGCTGGTGAACTCGGTGAACGGAGCCGTGCCGCGGGCCTGCTGCGTGCCCACCGCCCTCAGCCCCATCGCCATGCTCTACCTGGACCCGCAGGACCGCGTGGTGCTCAAAAACTACCAGGACATGGTGGTGGAGGGCTGTGGATGCCGGTGA